The following proteins come from a genomic window of Companilactobacillus pabuli:
- a CDS encoding sugar-binding transcriptional regulator has translation MTNNEDLELLDLVAPDFIKTLEKRFKILQSISLMEPVGRRVLADDLNITERGLRTETDLLRKQGLIVSSKSGMSLTHTGSDVVIRLTNVLADYQGTAILEKRLSEKLGISRCIVLPGNADKQYRVVDSFGRRLNQLLGSVLPNGQSMISVTGGSTLAQVARNLSPDLSKNRKLVFLPARGGVGESVTIQANSVCAEMALRTQGQYRAMYLPEDISEKSFESLQKETSIKSVLELIYRSDVVIHSIGTASVMAERRNLSAKEQKIIDNGEAVSEAFGDFFDQSGKLVYKVPRIGLHVRDLDKIKYVIAIAGGQSKAKAIQSYMKNAPHHTILITDEGASKLILRDNPLK, from the coding sequence ATGACTAATAATGAAGATTTAGAATTGCTGGATTTAGTTGCCCCAGACTTCATTAAAACTCTGGAAAAGCGATTTAAAATACTTCAGAGTATCTCATTAATGGAGCCTGTTGGGCGCAGAGTATTAGCTGATGATCTTAATATTACTGAACGTGGATTAAGAACTGAGACTGATTTATTAAGAAAGCAAGGCTTGATTGTTTCTTCAAAATCTGGGATGTCTCTAACACATACAGGTAGCGATGTAGTAATTCGTTTGACGAATGTTTTAGCGGATTATCAAGGTACAGCTATTTTGGAGAAACGCTTGAGTGAAAAGCTAGGAATTAGTCGTTGTATTGTTTTACCAGGTAATGCAGATAAGCAGTATCGGGTAGTCGATTCGTTTGGTAGAAGACTTAATCAACTCTTAGGATCAGTATTGCCAAATGGTCAGTCAATGATTTCTGTGACTGGTGGTAGTACGTTGGCACAAGTTGCACGTAATCTTTCACCTGATTTATCGAAAAATCGTAAGTTGGTTTTCTTACCAGCTCGCGGTGGAGTAGGTGAGTCAGTTACGATTCAGGCAAACAGTGTCTGTGCAGAGATGGCTTTAAGAACGCAAGGCCAGTACCGGGCTATGTACCTTCCAGAGGACATTAGCGAAAAAAGTTTTGAATCTTTGCAAAAAGAGACTTCAATTAAGTCGGTTCTTGAACTAATATATAGAAGTGATGTTGTTATTCACAGCATCGGAACTGCAAGTGTCATGGCAGAGCGTCGAAATCTTTCGGCTAAGGAACAAAAAATCATCGATAATGGTGAGGCTGTTTCAGAAGCTTTTGGAGATTTCTTCGATCAAAGTGGTAAACTTGTATATAAGGTACCTAGGATTGGACTTCACGTCCGGGACCTTGATAAAATAAAATATGTGATTGCAATCGCCGGTGGTCAAAGTAAGGCCAAAGCAATTCAATCATATATGAAAAACGCACCTCATCATACTATACTGATTACTGATGAGGGTGCCTCAAAGTTGATTTTAAGGGATAACCCTTTAAAATAA
- the gap gene encoding type I glyceraldehyde-3-phosphate dehydrogenase yields the protein MTTKVGINGFGRIGRLAFRRIAALQAAGKTDLEVVAINDLTSPAMLAHLLKYDTAHGNFEIDKISAADNAIVVDGKTIPVYAEMNAADLKWVANDGVDIVLECTGFYTSADKAQAHLDAGAKRVLISAPSGDMPTVVYGVNDDILTNDVKIASAGSCTTNCLAPLANAVNKEFGIKAGTMTTIHAYTATQKLQDGPERKGNVRAARAAAANIIPHSTGAAKALGLVVPDLKGKLDGHAQRVPVITGSVTELVATLNKEVTVDEVNDAIKKYTDNNPSFGYNDDEIVSSDVIGTSFGSIFDPTQTQIVGSGDAQVVKTVAWYDNESGFTAQMVRTLEKFATLD from the coding sequence ATGACTACAAAAGTTGGTATTAATGGATTTGGCCGTATCGGTCGTTTGGCATTCCGCCGTATCGCTGCACTTCAAGCAGCTGGCAAGACAGATTTGGAAGTTGTTGCAATTAACGATTTAACTTCACCTGCTATGCTTGCTCACCTATTGAAGTATGATACAGCTCATGGTAACTTCGAAATCGACAAGATTTCAGCTGCTGACAATGCTATCGTTGTTGACGGTAAGACAATTCCTGTATATGCTGAAATGAATGCTGCAGACCTTAAATGGGTTGCAAACGACGGTGTTGACATCGTTCTTGAATGTACTGGTTTCTACACATCAGCAGACAAAGCACAAGCTCACTTGGATGCCGGTGCAAAACGTGTATTGATCTCAGCTCCATCAGGTGACATGCCTACAGTTGTTTATGGTGTTAACGATGACATCCTAACAAACGACGTTAAGATCGCTTCAGCTGGTTCATGTACAACAAACTGTCTTGCACCTCTAGCAAATGCCGTAAACAAAGAATTCGGTATTAAAGCTGGTACAATGACAACAATCCATGCTTACACAGCTACACAAAAACTTCAAGATGGTCCAGAACGTAAAGGTAATGTTCGTGCTGCACGTGCTGCTGCTGCAAACATCATCCCTCACTCAACTGGTGCTGCTAAGGCCCTAGGTCTAGTTGTTCCTGACTTGAAAGGTAAGCTTGATGGACATGCACAACGTGTTCCAGTTATCACAGGTTCAGTTACTGAATTAGTTGCAACTCTTAACAAAGAAGTTACAGTTGACGAAGTTAACGATGCAATCAAGAAGTACACAGACAACAACCCTTCATTCGGTTACAATGATGACGAAATCGTATCATCAGATGTTATCGGTACATCATTCGGTTCAATCTTTGACCCAACACAAACACAAATTGTTGGTTCAGGTGACGCCCAAGTTGTAAAGACTGTTGCTTGGTACGATAACGAATCAGGATTTACTGCACAAATGGTTCGTACACTTGAAAAATTTGCTACATTAGACTAA
- a CDS encoding phosphoglycerate kinase, with product MAKLIVSDVDVKDKKVLMRVDFNVPIKDGVVGDTNRIVGAIPTIKYVSEHGGKVILLSHLGRIKSDEDKKALSLKPVAAKLEELSGLKVKFVPVNEGKELEDAINELNDGDILLMENTRFQDIDNDFGKRESKNDPKLGEYWASLGDVFINDAFGTAHRKHASNVGISTAMKAAGKPVAAGFLMEKEIKFLGNAVDNPVHPFVTILGGAKVSDKIGVIENLIPKSDHILIGGGMAYTFLAAQGHKIGKSLFEEDKVELAKDLLQKAGDKIVLPVDHIVAKEFSNDADATTTDGVDIPDDEMALDIGPKTVKLFQDTLKGAKTVVWNGPMGAFEMSKFAEGTLEVGRAMGNLSDAITIVGGGDSTAAAKSLGIADKLTHISTGGGASLEYLEGKVLPGIDSISDK from the coding sequence ATGGCAAAACTTATTGTTTCTGACGTTGACGTAAAAGACAAAAAAGTCTTGATGCGTGTTGATTTCAACGTTCCTATCAAAGATGGTGTTGTCGGCGATACTAACCGTATCGTTGGTGCTATCCCAACAATCAAATATGTTTCAGAACATGGTGGAAAGGTTATCTTGCTATCTCACTTGGGTCGTATTAAGAGTGACGAAGACAAGAAAGCTTTATCATTGAAGCCAGTTGCTGCTAAACTTGAAGAATTAAGTGGTTTGAAAGTTAAGTTCGTACCTGTTAACGAAGGTAAAGAACTTGAAGATGCTATCAACGAATTAAACGATGGCGACATTCTACTTATGGAAAACACACGTTTCCAAGATATCGATAATGATTTCGGTAAACGTGAAAGCAAGAACGATCCTAAACTTGGCGAATACTGGGCATCACTTGGTGACGTATTTATCAATGATGCTTTCGGTACAGCCCACAGAAAACATGCTTCAAACGTTGGTATCTCAACAGCTATGAAGGCTGCTGGCAAACCCGTTGCTGCTGGTTTCTTAATGGAAAAGGAAATCAAGTTCTTAGGTAACGCCGTTGACAATCCTGTACACCCATTCGTAACAATCCTTGGTGGTGCTAAGGTTTCAGATAAGATCGGTGTTATTGAAAACTTAATTCCAAAATCAGACCACATCTTAATCGGTGGTGGTATGGCTTATACATTCTTAGCTGCTCAAGGCCACAAGATTGGTAAGTCACTATTCGAAGAAGACAAAGTTGAACTAGCTAAAGACCTCCTTCAAAAAGCTGGCGACAAGATCGTTCTTCCTGTAGACCACATCGTTGCTAAAGAATTCTCAAATGACGCTGATGCTACTACAACTGATGGCGTTGATATTCCTGATGATGAAATGGCTCTTGATATCGGACCTAAGACAGTTAAGTTGTTCCAAGACACTCTAAAGGGTGCTAAGACTGTTGTATGGAACGGACCAATGGGTGCATTCGAAATGAGCAAGTTTGCTGAAGGTACACTAGAAGTTGGACGTGCTATGGGTAACTTGTCAGATGCTATTACTATCGTTGGTGGTGGTGACTCAACTGCTGCTGCTAAGAGTCTTGGTATTGCTGATAAGCTAACACACATCTCAACTGGTGGTGGTGCTTCACTAGAATACCTAGAAGGTAAAGTATTACCTGGTATCGATTCAATTTCAGATAAATAA
- the tpiA gene encoding triose-phosphate isomerase, with product MRTPIIAGNWKMNKNPKETQEFLDGIKGKLPESGVETIIGAPAIDLTTLVAGAKGTPLKTAAENSYFEDAGAFTGETSPKALDEMGVDYVIIGHSERRQYFKETDEDINKKAKAILKNNMLPIICCGETLEQREAGKAEDWVTGQIENAVKGISADDLAKSVIAYEPIWAIGTGKTATADQAQEMVHVIREKIASLYDNDTADKVRILYGGSVKPANVKELMAKEDIDGGLVGGASMDPESYIALANFNK from the coding sequence ATGCGTACACCTATTATTGCGGGTAACTGGAAGATGAACAAAAATCCTAAAGAAACCCAAGAATTTTTAGACGGTATCAAAGGCAAGTTGCCAGAATCTGGCGTAGAAACAATCATCGGTGCTCCAGCTATTGATCTTACAACTCTTGTTGCAGGAGCAAAGGGTACACCATTGAAGACTGCTGCTGAAAACTCATACTTTGAAGATGCTGGTGCATTTACTGGTGAAACTTCACCTAAGGCACTTGATGAAATGGGCGTTGATTATGTAATCATCGGTCACTCAGAAAGAAGACAATACTTCAAAGAAACTGACGAAGACATCAACAAGAAAGCTAAGGCTATCTTGAAGAACAACATGCTACCTATCATCTGCTGTGGTGAAACACTAGAACAACGTGAAGCCGGCAAGGCAGAAGACTGGGTAACAGGTCAAATCGAAAATGCTGTTAAAGGCATTTCTGCTGATGACTTAGCTAAATCAGTTATCGCTTATGAACCAATCTGGGCTATCGGTACTGGTAAGACTGCTACTGCTGATCAAGCACAAGAAATGGTTCACGTAATCCGTGAAAAGATTGCTAGCTTGTACGATAATGACACAGCTGACAAAGTACGTATTCTTTACGGTGGTTCAGTTAAACCTGCTAACGTTAAAGAATTGATGGCTAAAGAAGATATTGATGGTGGACTTGTTGGTGGTGCATCAATGGATCCAGAATCATATATCGCATTAGCTAACTTCAATAAATAA
- the eno gene encoding phosphopyruvate hydratase: MSVITDILGREVLDSRGNPTVEVELYTELGGFGRALVPSGASTGEHEAVELRDGDKSRFGGKGVLKAVANVNDKIAKKVIGMDVTDQRAIDQAMIDLDGTPNKGTLGANAILGVSLAAARAAADELGLPLYEYLGGPNAHVLPTPMMNVINGGKHADNNVDFQEFMILPVGAKSMREAVRMGSETFHSLKAVLESRGLNTAVGDEGGFAPDLENNEAPFKILVEAIEKAGYKPGDDVAIGFDCASSEFYNAETHKYELKGEGENGAVLSTDEFIDLLDGIVEKYPVVTIEDPIDENEWEDWQKVTAKLGKKVQLVGDDLFVTNTDYLKKGIEMGVSNSILIKLNQIGTLTETFEAIEMAKEAGFTAVVSHRSGETEDTTIADLVVATNAGQIKTGSMSRTDRIAKYNQLMRIEDQLGDQAEFKGIKSFYNLNK; this comes from the coding sequence ATGTCTGTAATTACTGATATTTTAGGCCGTGAAGTTCTTGATTCACGTGGTAACCCAACTGTTGAAGTTGAACTATATACTGAACTAGGTGGCTTTGGCCGCGCACTTGTTCCTTCAGGTGCTTCAACTGGTGAACACGAAGCTGTTGAATTACGTGATGGCGACAAATCACGTTTTGGTGGCAAGGGTGTTCTTAAAGCCGTTGCTAACGTAAACGACAAGATTGCTAAAAAGGTTATCGGCATGGACGTTACTGACCAACGTGCTATTGACCAAGCTATGATCGATCTTGATGGTACACCAAACAAGGGTACTTTGGGTGCTAACGCTATTCTTGGTGTTTCACTTGCTGCTGCTCGTGCTGCTGCTGACGAATTAGGTCTTCCATTGTACGAATACCTTGGTGGTCCTAACGCTCACGTATTGCCAACACCTATGATGAACGTTATCAATGGTGGTAAGCATGCTGATAACAACGTTGACTTCCAAGAATTCATGATCTTGCCTGTTGGTGCAAAATCAATGCGTGAAGCCGTACGTATGGGTTCAGAAACTTTCCACTCACTAAAAGCTGTTCTTGAAAGCCGTGGCTTGAACACAGCTGTTGGTGACGAAGGTGGTTTCGCTCCTGACCTTGAAAACAACGAAGCTCCTTTCAAGATTTTGGTTGAAGCTATTGAAAAAGCAGGTTACAAGCCTGGTGACGATGTTGCTATTGGTTTTGACTGTGCATCATCAGAATTCTACAATGCTGAAACACACAAGTACGAACTAAAAGGTGAAGGCGAAAATGGTGCTGTTCTTTCAACAGACGAATTTATCGACTTGCTTGATGGTATCGTTGAAAAGTACCCAGTTGTTACAATCGAAGATCCTATCGACGAAAACGAATGGGAAGACTGGCAAAAAGTTACTGCTAAACTTGGTAAGAAAGTACAACTTGTTGGTGATGACTTGTTCGTTACAAACACAGACTACTTGAAGAAGGGTATTGAAATGGGAGTTTCAAACTCAATCCTTATCAAGCTTAACCAAATCGGTACACTTACAGAAACATTCGAAGCTATCGAAATGGCTAAAGAAGCAGGCTTCACAGCTGTTGTTTCACACCGTTCAGGTGAAACAGAAGATACAACAATTGCTGACCTTGTTGTTGCTACAAACGCAGGTCAAATCAAGACTGGTTCAATGAGCCGTACAGACCGTATTGCTAAGTACAACCAATTGATGAGAATTGAAGATCAACTTGGCGACCAAGCTGAATTCAAGGGTATCAAGAGTTTCTACAACTTGAACAAATAG
- a CDS encoding oxidoreductase, translated as MTLKIAFIGFGKSANRYHLPYLNIRDNFEVKTVYTRKAPNEKLAKPYQQKGVIFTNDLNDILNDPEIDLVTICTPASTHYQLAKQVIEAKKSVIVEKPFVDTLDHAKELIQLGKDNGVLVMPYQNRRFDGDYLAAKQVIDQGFLGDIVEIESHIDYYRPHTVNNVGTKEQGEFYGLGIHLMDRMVALFGRPDQVVYDIRNTEVEDAVDNYFDVDLHYGSKMKAKVKVSTDVAKEYPRFIVHGMNGSFIKYGADQQENDLKAGIMPGTPGFGEDSPMYYGIAKYQNANGDWIEKQIKTPLGDYGLYYDSVYDTLVNHKPRLVSDEEILTDMEILEAGFYQTSPSIYNVPKLDI; from the coding sequence ATGACATTAAAAATTGCTTTTATCGGTTTCGGTAAATCAGCCAACCGTTATCATCTACCATATTTAAATATTAGAGATAATTTTGAAGTAAAGACGGTCTACACTCGTAAGGCTCCCAATGAAAAATTAGCAAAACCTTACCAACAAAAAGGTGTTATTTTCACTAATGATTTGAATGATATTTTAAATGATCCAGAAATTGACTTAGTAACTATTTGTACACCAGCTTCAACACATTATCAATTGGCTAAACAGGTCATTGAAGCTAAAAAATCAGTTATCGTTGAAAAACCATTCGTTGATACTTTGGACCATGCTAAAGAATTGATTCAATTAGGAAAAGACAATGGCGTTTTAGTTATGCCTTATCAAAATCGTCGTTTCGATGGGGACTATTTGGCTGCTAAACAAGTGATTGATCAAGGATTCTTGGGAGATATTGTCGAGATTGAATCACACATTGATTACTATCGTCCACATACAGTCAATAATGTTGGTACTAAAGAACAAGGTGAATTTTACGGATTGGGAATCCATTTGATGGATCGCATGGTAGCTTTGTTTGGCCGTCCTGATCAAGTGGTTTACGATATCAGAAATACTGAAGTTGAGGATGCAGTCGACAACTATTTTGATGTAGACTTACATTATGGCTCAAAAATGAAGGCCAAGGTCAAGGTAAGTACTGATGTTGCTAAAGAGTATCCAAGATTTATCGTTCACGGTATGAATGGTTCCTTTATCAAATACGGTGCTGACCAACAAGAAAATGACTTGAAAGCCGGTATTATGCCAGGAACACCAGGTTTTGGGGAAGATAGTCCAATGTATTACGGAATCGCCAAATATCAAAATGCCAATGGGGATTGGATTGAAAAACAAATCAAGACACCACTCGGTGATTATGGATTGTACTACGATTCTGTTTACGATACTTTGGTCAACCATAAACCAAGACTTGTCAGTGATGAAGAAATTTTAACCGATATGGAAATTCTTGAAGCTGGTTTCTATCAAACTTCACCTTCAATTTACAATGTGCCAAAATTAGATATTTAG
- a CDS encoding ClC family H(+)/Cl(-) exchange transporter, producing MKVAVTDNEKLRLTLEGVLVGIISGILVSMFRWSIAHSLKFYQGLYVAARNNSLLVLSLLVLMIIIGLFVGYLVKKEPNISGSGIPQVEAQLGGEMHLNWWSILWRKFVGGILCIGPGLFLGREGPSIQLGSAVGQGVGDLTHDNKGVNQRVLIASGAAAGLSAAFSAPIAGAMFVLEEVYHNFSPMVWITSLASAVSANLVALYVFGLQPVLQVPYQFSLPVKYYWHLIILGIILGLMGRLYQICTLSMPAVFAKTRLPRYIHGIIPLILIVPLGMMYTQFIGGGNEVIVNLDKFKGGLLFLMGLLFLRFVFSMISYGSGLPGGIFLPILNLGAIIGAIYAVFMNQLGLLPIYFESNLIIFAMAGYFACIGKAPFTAIILVTEMVGSLKHLMPLAVLSLVAYIVVDLLNGAPIYEALKERLNLNSEYLNRVSKFNDRLEVPIYEGSSIDGKYIRDIPFPKDILVIAVYRGERQLIPRGDTMIKAGDRIVFMVNAGQRAKISQKLQDLIQGMH from the coding sequence ATGAAAGTAGCTGTTACAGATAATGAGAAGTTAAGACTGACTTTAGAGGGAGTTCTAGTTGGAATTATCTCCGGAATTCTTGTTAGTATGTTCCGTTGGTCGATTGCACATTCTCTAAAGTTTTATCAAGGTCTTTATGTTGCGGCACGAAATAATTCTCTATTAGTTTTGTCGTTATTAGTCTTGATGATTATTATCGGACTGTTTGTCGGATATTTAGTCAAAAAAGAACCCAATATATCGGGTTCAGGTATTCCACAAGTTGAAGCTCAATTAGGTGGCGAAATGCATCTAAATTGGTGGTCAATTTTGTGGAGAAAATTTGTTGGAGGAATCCTTTGTATTGGACCAGGTCTATTCTTAGGTCGTGAAGGTCCTTCAATTCAATTAGGTTCAGCTGTCGGTCAAGGTGTCGGAGACTTAACGCATGATAATAAAGGCGTTAATCAAAGAGTTCTTATCGCCAGTGGTGCAGCGGCCGGATTGTCAGCTGCCTTTAGTGCGCCAATTGCTGGAGCAATGTTTGTTTTGGAAGAAGTTTATCATAATTTTTCACCAATGGTGTGGATCACTTCTTTAGCCAGTGCAGTCAGTGCTAATTTGGTGGCATTATATGTCTTTGGTTTGCAGCCAGTTTTGCAAGTGCCTTATCAATTTAGTTTGCCAGTTAAGTATTATTGGCATTTGATTATTTTAGGTATCATTTTAGGTTTGATGGGTCGCTTGTATCAAATTTGTACATTGTCGATGCCGGCTGTTTTTGCTAAAACTCGTTTGCCACGTTATATTCACGGAATAATCCCGTTGATTTTAATTGTTCCTTTGGGAATGATGTATACGCAATTTATCGGTGGTGGTAATGAAGTCATCGTCAATTTGGACAAATTCAAGGGTGGTTTGTTATTTTTAATGGGATTGTTGTTCTTGAGATTTGTCTTCTCGATGATTTCTTATGGTTCTGGACTTCCAGGTGGAATCTTTTTACCAATTTTGAACCTTGGAGCTATCATCGGAGCTATTTATGCTGTCTTTATGAATCAACTTGGCTTGTTGCCAATTTATTTTGAAAGTAACTTGATTATCTTTGCGATGGCCGGTTACTTTGCTTGTATTGGTAAAGCACCGTTTACAGCAATTATTTTGGTCACAGAAATGGTCGGCTCATTGAAGCACTTGATGCCATTGGCTGTTTTGTCATTGGTGGCTTACATTGTGGTTGATTTATTGAATGGTGCTCCAATTTATGAAGCTTTAAAAGAACGTTTGAACCTCAATTCAGAGTATTTGAATCGTGTCAGCAAGTTTAACGATCGATTAGAAGTGCCAATTTATGAAGGTAGTTCGATCGATGGGAAATACATTCGTGATATTCCTTTTCCAAAAGATATTTTAGTGATTGCGGTTTACCGTGGTGAGAGACAATTGATTCCTCGTGGTGATACAATGATCAAAGCAGGGGATCGAATCGTCTTCATGGTCAATGCCGGTCAACGAGCAAAAATATCTCAGAAATTGCAAGACTTGATTCAAGGTATGCACTAG
- the secG gene encoding preprotein translocase subunit SecG, translating to MYNIIETLLIIVSILIIIAVLMQPTKQQDALNALSGGGGDLFSNQKKRGFEAFMVKVTYVLLVLFFVCSLILVYLSSH from the coding sequence GTGTATAACATTATCGAAACATTGTTGATAATAGTATCCATTTTGATAATCATTGCCGTATTAATGCAACCAACTAAGCAACAAGATGCTTTGAATGCGTTGTCCGGTGGTGGTGGTGACCTATTCAGCAACCAGAAGAAACGTGGTTTTGAAGCCTTCATGGTTAAGGTTACCTACGTTTTACTAGTATTGTTTTTTGTTTGCTCATTGATACTAGTTTACTTATCATCTCACTAA
- a CDS encoding alpha/beta hydrolase, whose product MKILRPQPFYFDSGTSAVLLLHSFSGTSNDMRLLGRFLQRNNFSAYAPMLVGHGTDEPLDILEKGGPDQWWQQTQASIDFLKQKQKTKIYVFGLSLGAIFATQALEENPDVIAGGVFGSPLYNQEFKNIKSAFMTYAKKVYSLQQDLTDVELDAKMRVVRSKIDNRIMSIQRASVGVTEKLAEISRPYFIGQGTSDKLVNPEAAKLVAQDVKTSQLHFYDAGHVLTINRAHNQLQSDVLNFLENN is encoded by the coding sequence ATGAAAATTTTACGACCACAACCATTTTATTTTGACAGTGGAACTAGTGCAGTATTGTTATTACATTCTTTTTCAGGAACGTCTAATGATATGCGACTATTAGGAAGATTTTTACAGAGAAATAATTTTTCGGCCTACGCTCCGATGCTTGTTGGTCACGGAACTGATGAACCCTTGGATATTTTGGAAAAAGGTGGTCCAGATCAGTGGTGGCAACAAACACAGGCTTCAATCGATTTTTTAAAGCAAAAGCAAAAGACGAAGATTTATGTTTTTGGACTGTCGCTAGGTGCAATTTTTGCAACTCAAGCACTTGAAGAAAACCCGGATGTTATTGCAGGGGGAGTTTTTGGCTCACCTTTGTACAATCAAGAGTTCAAGAACATCAAATCAGCCTTTATGACATATGCTAAAAAGGTGTATTCTTTACAACAGGACTTAACTGATGTGGAATTAGACGCCAAGATGAGAGTAGTTAGATCAAAAATCGATAACAGAATAATGTCGATTCAAAGAGCTTCCGTTGGTGTGACTGAAAAGTTGGCTGAAATAAGTCGACCATATTTCATTGGTCAAGGTACGAGTGATAAATTAGTAAATCCAGAAGCTGCTAAATTAGTAGCTCAAGACGTTAAAACATCACAGCTACATTTTTACGATGCAGGGCATGTTTTAACTATCAACCGCGCTCATAATCAATTACAGAGTGACGTGTTAAATTTTTTAGAAAATAATTGA